From the genome of Streptomyces sp. DG2A-72, one region includes:
- a CDS encoding UTRA domain-containing protein gives MAQNTIGSNGSITRDARSRYRTDLREANGAHGAFESETRRGGGTPRAEVTVSRTEAPADVAELLGTEGPVVVRARRMFDGERLVQLADTWIPVDVATAAGIEQVDTGAGGIISRMREAGFDQGAEAVEDVDQRPATADQAEALGVEEGELLLTVTHVGRTTEGRVVEVTRHTLGRGWTLRYAAPLN, from the coding sequence ATGGCACAGAACACGATCGGCTCGAACGGCAGCATCACCCGCGATGCCCGGAGCCGGTACCGCACCGATCTGCGCGAGGCCAACGGCGCACACGGCGCGTTCGAGAGCGAGACCCGCCGCGGCGGGGGAACGCCGCGGGCTGAGGTGACCGTGAGCCGCACGGAGGCCCCGGCCGACGTCGCCGAGCTCCTCGGCACCGAGGGGCCGGTCGTCGTCCGCGCCCGCCGCATGTTCGACGGTGAGCGCCTGGTCCAGCTCGCCGACACGTGGATTCCGGTCGACGTCGCCACCGCGGCCGGTATCGAGCAGGTCGACACGGGGGCGGGCGGGATCATCTCCCGCATGCGCGAGGCCGGGTTCGACCAGGGCGCCGAGGCCGTCGAGGACGTCGACCAGCGGCCCGCGACGGCGGACCAGGCCGAGGCCCTCGGCGTCGAGGAGGGCGAGCTCCTCCTCACCGTGACGCACGTCGGCCGGACTACCGAGGGCCGGGTCGTCGAGGTCACCCGGCATACCCTCGGCCGCGGCTGGACGCTGCGGTACGCCGCGCCGCTCAACTGA
- a CDS encoding helix-turn-helix transcriptional regulator encodes MGKVVDALRARIQTRDLPKTPKGLFNALMRREKGNTQRVADRLGISRRQVQRIVKGDRDIRKSKAETLDALRREVSKDHQPRVTAKGIKDAKSRGLTIETRASFGFHAAAGSTDDARMRRLTEDVPEELLDDLFEALRNGDEEKAQEIAGEALAMEYFRDGGTRADGLDVTFSDIDYIDFH; translated from the coding sequence ATGGGCAAGGTTGTTGATGCACTGCGGGCCCGGATTCAGACTCGGGATCTACCGAAGACCCCGAAGGGTCTGTTCAACGCCCTGATGCGGCGGGAGAAGGGGAACACACAGCGGGTGGCCGATCGTCTCGGCATCTCGCGGCGACAGGTTCAGCGGATCGTCAAGGGTGACCGGGACATCCGCAAGAGCAAGGCGGAGACGCTCGACGCCCTCCGCCGTGAGGTGTCGAAGGACCACCAGCCGCGCGTCACCGCGAAGGGGATCAAGGACGCCAAGAGCCGCGGCCTGACGATCGAGACACGCGCGAGCTTCGGTTTCCACGCTGCGGCGGGGTCGACGGATGACGCGCGGATGAGGCGTCTCACCGAGGACGTCCCCGAGGAGCTCCTCGACGACCTGTTCGAGGCCCTGCGCAACGGCGACGAGGAGAAGGCGCAGGAGATCGCGGGCGAGGCCCTCGCTATGGAGTATTTCCGCGACGGCGGGACCCGGGCGGACGGGCTCGACGTGACGTTCTCCGACATTGATTACATCGACTTCCACTGA
- a CDS encoding helix-turn-helix transcriptional regulator yields MGKLGNAASTSEATLRITVAALMKACGENQTKLARGLRITQGQVSRKQNGKAVWSMGDIDKLSAHYGVPVPDLLCGPSHAVSKLSPRRLADMIGGSQEVITV; encoded by the coding sequence ATGGGGAAGTTGGGGAACGCGGCCAGCACGAGCGAGGCCACGCTCAGGATTACCGTCGCCGCTCTGATGAAGGCGTGCGGCGAGAATCAGACCAAGCTCGCCCGGGGATTGCGCATCACTCAGGGGCAGGTCAGCCGGAAGCAGAACGGCAAGGCGGTGTGGTCGATGGGGGACATCGACAAGCTGTCGGCGCACTACGGCGTCCCGGTCCCCGACCTTCTTTGCGGCCCGTCGCACGCCGTGAGCAAGCTCTCGCCTCGCCGGTTGGCGGACATGATCGGCGGTTCGCAGGAGGTCATCACGGTTTAG
- a CDS encoding transcriptional regulator yields the protein MTEVSYTAPLAVLEAVGSELRAHLPNGQTADVPADVTDLATAAEWALAYGLGAPGLSKYDEPSGPLLVLDESAAGALGLPLQLDDRRNLRVTEDHPAVKAVDAAGWTLSRAGLGAWSFLFKDRVEVRVAVIPWGAFSDHLRWGGLAEVATNPGALAYALGVYAERVISPTGSTAGCGIALMTALRPPTRVQFDRGTGKMRRVPVEGSLSKPVDPAPPEAPDEHPLAAERTRDQRTPEHVIFEEALTWYRKPTEAEAALPYVVGLDINTAFLAASSRLLVGLGEAVYTDGPRFDKKVPGTWLVDLSGAALRTKHPVTKEWVELPAGMPSPFTPNGQAPTGPAWYTTQTLAYAVELGVEVRPLAAWLRQEPGGYFDLWYGRLRDAYMATLADLGVTEDMDEESFLRAMATIKERDPEAVAVLAAIKQTAKGGVGKMREKPQGKRSGRNAPWAALKRPTWRPDMRAAVIAAARVGGHRKMVKTWVTTGAVPLAVLSDCVVYASAHPTARAVVPRKPDGSPMPGGFRLGPNPGYCKEEGVQTMSWYLETGGAGDNPARFIKGGDAVREGE from the coding sequence ATGACTGAGGTCTCGTACACCGCGCCCCTGGCCGTCCTCGAAGCGGTCGGCAGCGAACTGCGCGCCCACCTTCCCAACGGACAGACCGCCGACGTGCCGGCGGACGTCACCGACCTTGCCACAGCCGCCGAGTGGGCCCTCGCGTACGGCCTGGGCGCCCCGGGTCTGTCCAAGTACGACGAGCCCTCCGGCCCGCTCCTGGTGCTGGACGAGTCGGCGGCCGGGGCCCTCGGCCTGCCGCTCCAGCTCGACGACCGCCGGAACCTTCGGGTGACCGAGGATCACCCCGCGGTCAAGGCCGTGGACGCGGCCGGGTGGACCCTGAGCCGTGCCGGACTCGGAGCCTGGTCCTTCCTGTTCAAGGACCGCGTCGAGGTGCGCGTCGCCGTCATCCCGTGGGGCGCCTTCTCTGATCATCTGCGATGGGGCGGGCTCGCCGAGGTGGCCACCAACCCGGGCGCACTCGCGTACGCCCTCGGCGTGTACGCCGAGCGGGTCATCAGCCCGACCGGCTCCACCGCCGGTTGCGGTATCGCCCTGATGACCGCGCTCCGGCCCCCGACTCGCGTGCAGTTCGACCGGGGCACCGGGAAGATGCGGCGGGTACCGGTCGAGGGCTCCCTCTCCAAGCCGGTCGACCCGGCCCCGCCGGAGGCTCCGGACGAGCATCCCCTCGCCGCCGAGCGGACGAGGGACCAGCGCACCCCGGAACACGTCATCTTCGAGGAGGCCCTCACCTGGTACCGCAAGCCGACCGAGGCCGAGGCCGCCTTGCCGTACGTCGTGGGGCTCGACATCAACACCGCGTTTCTTGCCGCGTCGAGTCGGCTCCTCGTCGGCCTCGGCGAGGCCGTCTACACCGACGGCCCGCGCTTCGACAAAAAGGTCCCGGGGACGTGGCTGGTCGACCTGTCCGGCGCTGCGCTGCGGACGAAGCACCCGGTCACGAAGGAGTGGGTCGAGCTGCCGGCGGGAATGCCGTCGCCGTTCACGCCGAACGGGCAGGCGCCGACCGGCCCGGCCTGGTACACGACGCAGACCCTCGCGTACGCGGTCGAGCTCGGGGTCGAGGTGCGGCCCCTCGCGGCGTGGCTGCGGCAGGAGCCGGGCGGCTACTTCGATCTCTGGTACGGCCGTCTCCGTGACGCCTACATGGCCACGCTCGCCGACCTGGGCGTCACCGAGGACATGGACGAGGAGTCGTTCCTCCGGGCCATGGCGACGATCAAGGAGCGTGACCCGGAGGCCGTCGCCGTCCTTGCTGCGATCAAGCAGACGGCCAAGGGCGGCGTGGGCAAGATGCGCGAGAAGCCGCAGGGCAAGCGCTCCGGCCGTAATGCCCCGTGGGCGGCGCTGAAAAGGCCGACGTGGCGGCCGGACATGCGGGCGGCGGTGATCGCTGCGGCTCGTGTCGGCGGGCATCGGAAGATGGTGAAGACATGGGTCACGACGGGAGCCGTGCCGCTCGCAGTGCTGTCGGACTGCGTCGTCTACGCCTCGGCCCATCCGACGGCCCGCGCGGTGGTGCCGCGTAAGCCGGACGGCTCCCCGATGCCGGGGGGTTTCCGGCTCGGCCCGAATCCCGGCTACTGCAAGGAGGAGGGCGTACAGACGATGTCGTGGTACCTCGAAACGGGA
- a CDS encoding type II toxin-antitoxin system RelE/ParE family toxin: protein MTQGAMWSVVYSETGRAGLATATTEERAAVLAFEKELAQDPYTRGELYPDRVGGLYTALLTVAGRLAWTSVLYRVDETRREVLIVAIVSGP, encoded by the coding sequence GTGACCCAAGGCGCGATGTGGTCCGTCGTCTACAGCGAGACCGGCCGCGCCGGGCTCGCCACGGCCACCACCGAGGAGCGGGCCGCCGTCCTCGCGTTCGAGAAGGAACTCGCCCAAGACCCCTACACCCGGGGCGAGTTGTACCCGGACCGCGTCGGCGGCCTCTACACCGCGCTGCTTACCGTCGCGGGCCGCCTCGCCTGGACCAGCGTCCTGTACCGGGTCGACGAGACCCGGCGCGAGGTGCTGATCGTGGCCATCGTGTCCGGCCCCTGA
- a CDS encoding GntR family transcriptional regulator: MTDGEPRRATFRAVADEVRARINGGTYPPGSKLPTEEELADQIGTNRGTAAQALRLLFSEGLITKGRRGSFVHRIVKKIVRDSTSRYVRARREEGQARGAFEAEIRGLGMTPSSVTATHHVQPPAWVADVLGVDVNSVSTLARVRRMLADDVPVQLATSYLPLEIAGGTRLEEIDTGPGGSKSRLAELGHAQAHITEDIEVRRPTPEEVEALDMAEDQRVFEIAHIGRTEDGRAVEVTIHVLPSHLWRLSYSWPLGPTH; this comes from the coding sequence ATGACAGACGGAGAGCCGCGCCGAGCGACGTTTCGCGCAGTCGCCGACGAGGTGCGCGCACGCATCAACGGGGGGACCTATCCCCCTGGCTCCAAGCTCCCCACCGAGGAGGAGCTCGCCGACCAGATCGGCACCAATCGGGGGACTGCCGCACAGGCTTTGCGCCTGCTCTTCTCCGAGGGACTGATCACCAAGGGCCGCCGGGGCAGTTTCGTGCACCGGATCGTCAAGAAGATCGTTCGCGATTCGACGTCGCGCTACGTCCGGGCACGGCGGGAGGAAGGGCAGGCGCGGGGCGCGTTCGAGGCCGAGATCCGCGGCCTCGGCATGACCCCGTCGTCCGTCACCGCCACGCACCACGTGCAGCCGCCGGCATGGGTGGCGGACGTCCTCGGGGTCGACGTGAACAGCGTGTCGACCCTGGCCCGGGTGCGGCGGATGCTCGCCGACGACGTCCCGGTACAGCTCGCGACGTCGTACCTCCCGCTAGAGATCGCCGGGGGGACGAGGCTCGAAGAGATCGACACCGGGCCGGGCGGGTCGAAGTCTCGGCTTGCCGAGCTCGGCCACGCGCAGGCCCACATCACGGAAGACATCGAGGTACGCAGGCCGACGCCCGAGGAGGTCGAGGCCCTCGACATGGCGGAGGATCAGCGCGTTTTCGAGATCGCCCACATCGGGCGCACCGAGGACGGCCGCGCGGTCGAGGTCACGATTCACGTACTGCCCTCGCACCTGTGGCGCCTGTCGTACTCCTGGCCACTCGGCCCCACTCACTGA